ATGCGCAGCAGCGTCTGCCAGGGGCTCAAACCACTGCACCAGGCCGCTTCACGCAGGTTGTGGGGCACATGTTCAAAGGCGCGCTGAATGGGCTGCACGGCAAACGGCAAATTGGCGATCAGGGAAGCCAGTAATATGCCCGTGAAGGTGAAATTCAGCCCGCTGCCGGTTATGTTTGCCCAAAACGAGCCCACTGGCGCATCACGGCCAAAGCTCAACAGCAGATAAAAGCCCAGCACGGTAGGCGGCAATACCAGCGGTAATGCGATCAGCGCTTCGCATAGCCCTTTGCCACGGAAACGCGCATAGGCCAGAGAGCGGCCTAGCCAAATGGCAATGGGCAGTAAGATGAGGCAGGTAAATGCCGCAAGGCGTAACGAGAC
This Vreelandella neptunia DNA region includes the following protein-coding sequences:
- the modB gene encoding molybdate ABC transporter permease subunit, encoding MDWSALSVSLRLAAFTCLILLPIAIWLGRSLAYARFRGKGLCEALIALPLVLPPTVLGFYLLLSFGRDAPVGSFWANITGSGLNFTFTGILLASLIANLPFAVQPIQRAFEHVPHNLREAAWCSGLSPWQTLLRIELPLVWPGIMSAAALTFAHTLGEFGVILMVGGAIDGETRTLAIAIYDRVQAFDEQGAAQMSALLLLVSFITLGLVYGLAGRRRWIRG